In the Bacillota bacterium genome, one interval contains:
- a CDS encoding PstS family phosphate ABC transporter substrate-binding protein, whose translation MGKKIVILMVAVVVVVLSGCGNNNGDGYLEIKGSDTMVNLGQQWADTYMDANSEVSLAVTGGGSGTGIAGLLNDNLDIAQSSRKITQEELDAAAQKNLDVYEFVVGQDAISVIVNDANPVAELTMDELKQIFTGEITQWAQLGWEEGGAISLYSRQSNSGTHVFFWETVLNQADWATNTMFMPGTSSIYEGVAADRDAIGYVGVAYVNHGVHAVNVGLDKTGPFIDPTIRANVDSGKYPIARPLYFYVNGKPEGAVLDYLQWVLSAEGIDVLETVGFYRNSPEYEQANANLFQALDLK comes from the coding sequence ATGGGTAAGAAAATCGTAATTTTGATGGTTGCTGTGGTTGTGGTAGTTTTATCCGGTTGTGGTAACAACAATGGGGATGGCTATTTAGAAATCAAGGGCTCTGATACCATGGTCAACCTTGGTCAGCAATGGGCTGACACGTACATGGATGCTAATTCCGAAGTGTCATTGGCGGTAACCGGTGGTGGTTCAGGTACAGGCATTGCAGGACTGCTAAATGATAATTTGGACATTGCCCAATCTTCCCGGAAGATAACCCAAGAGGAACTGGACGCGGCGGCCCAAAAAAACCTTGATGTGTACGAGTTCGTCGTCGGACAAGATGCCATTTCAGTGATTGTCAACGACGCTAATCCAGTTGCAGAGTTGACAATGGACGAATTGAAGCAGATTTTTACCGGCGAGATAACCCAGTGGGCTCAACTGGGATGGGAAGAAGGCGGGGCAATATCCCTTTATTCTCGACAGAGTAATTCCGGCACCCACGTGTTCTTCTGGGAAACTGTCTTGAACCAGGCCGACTGGGCCACGAACACCATGTTTATGCCTGGAACTTCCTCTATCTATGAGGGCGTTGCTGCCGACCGAGACGCTATTGGTTATGTTGGTGTGGCGTACGTAAACCACGGTGTGCACGCTGTTAATGTAGGTCTTGATAAAACCGGTCCTTTTATTGACCCAACAATTCGGGCAAATGTGGATAGTGGAAAGTATCCAATTGCCAGGCCACTGTACTTCTATGTCAATGGAAAGCCGGAAGGGGCAGTGCTCGACTATTTGCAATGGGTTTTGTCTGCAGAAGGAATAGATGTCCTAGAAACAGTAGGCTTCTATAGAAATTCACCTGAGTATGAGCAGGCAAACGCAAACCTGTTTCAGGCGCTTGATCTTAAATAA
- a CDS encoding response regulator transcription factor, giving the protein MTKKILIVEDDQPIIELLEFNIVKAGYDVTVAVDGREAMEKLAESKFDLVILDLMLPEVDGLEVCKFIRQRYNYTVYIIMLTARSEEIDRIVGLEVGADDYITKPFSPRELVSRIKATFRRDQYVTTDAALVVRGDLRINKEQYTVNFMGHSLELTPKQFGLLLYLAENPGKVCSRDELLTAVWGYDFFGDSRTVDVHISQLRHIFAAVAGEGAVPIQTLRGIGYRLRGDQ; this is encoded by the coding sequence TTGACCAAAAAGATATTGATTGTAGAAGATGATCAGCCAATTATTGAGTTGTTGGAGTTCAATATCGTCAAAGCTGGTTATGACGTCACAGTAGCTGTTGACGGTCGTGAGGCCATGGAAAAATTGGCTGAATCCAAGTTCGATTTGGTTATTCTAGACCTGATGCTACCGGAAGTAGATGGTTTAGAAGTTTGCAAGTTCATTCGTCAACGCTATAATTACACTGTTTACATAATTATGCTTACCGCACGCAGTGAAGAAATTGATCGAATTGTCGGCCTGGAAGTTGGCGCCGATGACTACATTACCAAGCCTTTCAGTCCCCGCGAACTGGTTTCTCGCATCAAAGCCACCTTCCGCCGTGATCAGTATGTTACCACAGACGCTGCTCTCGTAGTACGAGGGGATTTGCGCATAAATAAAGAGCAATATACTGTGAATTTCATGGGACATTCTCTAGAACTGACCCCCAAGCAGTTTGGTCTGCTGCTTTATTTGGCTGAAAATCCCGGCAAGGTGTGCTCCCGGGATGAATTGCTAACGGCGGTTTGGGGCTATGATTTTTTTGGTGACAGCCGGACAGTAGATGTTCACATTAGCCAACTCCGCCATATTTTTGCCGCTGTTGCCGGCGAGGGAGCTGTGCCGATTCAAACTTTGCGGGGGATTGGATACAGGCTTCGAGGTGACCAGTAG
- a CDS encoding PAS domain-containing protein has protein sequence MASSIRRKITVSYILLFVFLFGLLGALLSGYFFRVYQTNLEQTLLNEAQLMARISSSLIWEGLTDFSSEVSETLELRVTVIDSEGNPVAETYKPVDELENHLSRPEMQRALAGEAATSTRYSSTLASEVLYAAAPIYNAGNEIVGVFRLATPLTTIKNTLSAIRNGLLGAIVVGGLLFWLVGSLLAGRITSSLARLRQKAREIGKGVFSDQKTVISGDEVAELDLVFNEMSINIQKMITAANRERTRLEEIITNLPVGIIVLNQQGVVLAVNVIAQNMLDTGLGGVNKPFFQLTRESQINQFVNQVLGGERPQQTELILERPQGGKLFIRLHGAGVIRDSQGKNEEVVIVLQDITDLRRLEQQRRDLVANVSHELRTPLTAIQGFAETLLESDDDLARNTRFLEIIRDESVRLSRLINDLLNLSRLESGHRRKSGEVEIKSVADSVVNLLSSQADARNQTLQVAVRSGIFVALDADYLEQIIMNYLENAIKYTPENTVIKIEADVLDNNFVRVAVIDSGPGIPPEEQHRLFERFFRVEKSRQRQSGGTGLGLAIVKHIVDGVGGQVGVISNQITGTSFWATLPLAKKHS, from the coding sequence GTGGCTTCCAGTATCCGTCGAAAAATTACGGTAAGCTATATATTGCTTTTTGTGTTTCTGTTCGGGCTGCTGGGCGCATTGTTGTCCGGGTATTTCTTTCGCGTCTACCAGACAAATCTGGAACAGACGCTGCTTAATGAAGCGCAGTTGATGGCCAGAATAAGTAGCTCACTCATATGGGAAGGTTTAACGGACTTTTCCTCTGAGGTGTCGGAGACTCTGGAACTACGTGTCACAGTGATTGACTCAGAGGGAAATCCTGTTGCTGAAACCTATAAGCCGGTTGATGAGTTGGAGAACCATCTCTCTCGGCCAGAGATGCAGCGTGCGCTGGCGGGAGAGGCGGCTACATCAACCCGTTACAGCAGTACACTTGCAAGTGAGGTGTTGTACGCTGCAGCTCCAATCTATAACGCCGGGAATGAAATTGTCGGTGTTTTTCGCCTAGCCACCCCTCTGACAACTATCAAGAACACCCTAAGTGCAATTCGGAATGGATTGCTTGGCGCCATAGTCGTCGGCGGCCTTTTGTTCTGGTTAGTGGGCAGTTTGCTTGCCGGAAGAATTACCAGCTCCCTCGCCCGGTTACGCCAGAAGGCGCGGGAAATTGGCAAGGGTGTTTTCTCTGACCAAAAAACAGTTATCTCCGGTGATGAAGTGGCGGAACTGGATTTGGTGTTTAATGAAATGAGCATAAATATCCAGAAGATGATTACAGCTGCCAACCGGGAAAGAACTCGGTTAGAGGAGATTATAACGAATTTGCCGGTGGGGATTATTGTTCTTAATCAGCAAGGGGTTGTGTTGGCAGTCAATGTTATTGCCCAAAACATGCTCGACACCGGACTCGGCGGGGTTAATAAACCATTTTTCCAGTTGACCAGGGAAAGTCAGATTAATCAGTTTGTCAATCAGGTATTGGGTGGCGAGCGTCCACAGCAAACTGAACTTATCTTGGAACGCCCCCAGGGAGGCAAGCTTTTCATCAGACTGCACGGCGCTGGTGTGATTAGGGATTCCCAGGGGAAAAACGAGGAAGTTGTAATTGTTTTGCAGGATATTACAGATCTACGGCGCCTGGAACAGCAACGTCGGGATTTAGTTGCCAATGTATCACATGAATTGAGAACTCCTCTGACTGCTATCCAGGGATTTGCCGAAACTTTACTGGAATCGGATGATGATTTGGCCAGAAACACCCGGTTTCTGGAGATTATCCGAGATGAGTCAGTTCGTTTGAGCCGCTTAATTAACGATTTACTGAATCTTTCCCGTCTTGAGTCTGGGCATAGACGCAAGTCTGGAGAGGTGGAGATTAAATCTGTCGCCGATTCAGTTGTCAATCTTCTTAGCAGCCAGGCAGATGCGAGAAATCAGACACTGCAAGTGGCGGTGAGGTCGGGAATTTTTGTTGCTTTGGATGCGGACTATCTTGAGCAAATAATTATGAATTATCTGGAGAACGCAATTAAGTATACGCCAGAAAACACGGTTATTAAAATCGAAGCAGATGTATTGGACAATAATTTTGTCCGGGTGGCCGTGATTGACTCGGGTCCGGGAATTCCTCCTGAAGAGCAGCACCGGCTCTTTGAACGTTTTTTCCGGGTGGAAAAGTCCCGGCAACGTCAAAGTGGTGGAACCGGCCTCGGTTTGGCGATTGTCAAGCATATTGTCGACGGTGTTGGCGGTCAGGTCGGCGTGATAAGCAATCAAATAACAGGCACCAGCTTTTGGGCAACTTTGCCCTTAGCAAAAAAACATTCTTAA